Proteins encoded by one window of Salicibibacter halophilus:
- a CDS encoding sugar ABC transporter ATP-binding protein, with the protein MTVPFLKMNDINKSFGDAHVLQGVDFEVQQGEVHALMGGNGAGKTTLMKILAGVYNYDSGSIEIDGEKVHINEPKDANKAGVSMIFQEFSLVPKFSVAQNIFLNKEPRTKLGFINENRMMQDSKELLEEMNIKLSPETRVEDLSVGYWQMTEISKAVSNKVHILVMDEPTSTLSLSETETLFKLINNLKEKGITIIYISHRLDEIFKVCDKITVLRNGKQVATESIADTDLESVINHIVGGKLKQEFEWKERLVDYSKSPLIEIQNIQTLTKLDNVSFSLYPGEILGIAGLMGSGRTEIARALFGMDRIVEGRIFIQGQEELLTSPQLAMKKGVALVPEDRRNQGLILDHSVKSNAILSILKELTRNGIIKEQESNKLVNKYVEKLNIETDHINKTTSLLSGGNQQKVVLAKWLATNPNILILDEPTNGVDIGAKSEIIQLIREIADEGKGIIIISSEMTQLLSISDRILIVQEGTVVDTLYRSNIESERELEHAIQKV; encoded by the coding sequence ATGACAGTACCATTTTTAAAAATGAATGACATTAATAAATCTTTTGGTGATGCTCACGTTTTGCAAGGTGTTGATTTTGAGGTACAACAAGGTGAGGTTCATGCCTTAATGGGGGGGAACGGAGCTGGAAAAACAACATTGATGAAAATTCTTGCAGGTGTCTATAACTATGATAGTGGTAGCATTGAAATAGATGGTGAGAAGGTTCATATTAACGAGCCAAAGGACGCCAATAAAGCTGGTGTTTCGATGATTTTTCAGGAATTCAGTCTTGTGCCTAAATTCTCTGTAGCCCAAAATATTTTTCTGAATAAAGAGCCTAGAACAAAACTGGGTTTTATTAATGAAAATAGGATGATGCAAGATAGCAAAGAATTGCTTGAGGAGATGAATATTAAACTTTCACCTGAAACGCGTGTTGAAGATTTAAGCGTTGGGTATTGGCAAATGACAGAAATCTCCAAAGCTGTCTCTAATAAAGTCCATATCTTAGTTATGGATGAACCGACCTCTACCTTGTCTTTATCTGAAACAGAAACCTTGTTTAAATTAATAAATAACCTTAAGGAAAAAGGAATTACTATTATATATATATCTCATCGTCTTGATGAAATATTTAAAGTTTGTGATAAGATAACGGTTTTGCGAAACGGAAAACAGGTAGCGACTGAATCTATAGCAGATACTGATCTGGAATCTGTTATTAACCATATTGTTGGAGGAAAATTAAAACAGGAGTTTGAATGGAAAGAGCGGTTAGTGGATTATAGTAAATCTCCACTTATCGAAATTCAAAATATACAAACCCTGACCAAGTTGGATAACGTGAGCTTCTCTCTATATCCAGGGGAAATTTTAGGTATTGCTGGTTTAATGGGAAGTGGTCGTACGGAAATAGCACGAGCTTTGTTTGGCATGGATAGAATAGTGGAAGGTCGGATTTTTATTCAAGGGCAAGAAGAACTCTTAACATCTCCTCAGTTAGCAATGAAGAAGGGAGTTGCCTTAGTACCGGAAGATCGTCGCAATCAAGGGTTAATTCTGGATCATTCTGTGAAATCCAATGCAATTCTTAGTATTTTAAAAGAACTTACCAGAAATGGAATAATCAAAGAACAAGAATCTAACAAGTTGGTTAATAAGTATGTAGAAAAACTCAATATAGAAACAGACCATATTAACAAAACCACTTCACTGCTCTCAGGCGGAAACCAGCAAAAAGTAGTATTAGCTAAGTGGTTGGCAACAAATCCAAATATACTTATTTTAGATGAGCCTACAAACGGAGTAGACATTGGTGCTAAAAGTGAAATTATTCAACTCATTAGAGAAATTGCAGATGAAGGCAAAGGAATAATCATTATCTCCTCTGAAATGACACAGTTACTTTCAATCAGTGACAGAATACTAATAGTGCAGGAGGGAACAGTAGTAGACACATTATACAGAAGTAATATTGAGTCAGAGAGGGAGTTAGAACATGCTATCCAAAAAGTTTAA
- a CDS encoding sugar phosphate isomerase/epimerase family protein encodes MKFAYHTNTWGGVVGNPGGVTSVKDAYFLANGNTEDALIDLNVIDYNGFELFDGNLMALQEHELKQLLEKYLLEFVGVYTGANFIYQDIKNDELLKIENVIKKASYFGCKNIVIGGGALRNEGVKEDDYKRLGDSLNELKYLSESHGLVPHYHPHLGSMVETPAQIEQLYEHTDIYFCPDTAHLELGGGDPLQLIQKYSHLISYVHLKDQKNGEFLPLGEGEQNMIRMLNVISSMKDIEWIAVELDSYYDPKKGAQISKQFLEKHLGDQELG; translated from the coding sequence TTGAAATTTGCTTATCATACAAATACGTGGGGTGGCGTTGTCGGTAATCCTGGTGGTGTTACATCGGTCAAAGATGCTTACTTTCTTGCTAATGGTAACACAGAAGATGCCCTAATCGATTTAAATGTAATCGATTACAATGGGTTTGAATTATTTGATGGTAATCTTATGGCATTACAAGAGCATGAACTTAAGCAACTTTTGGAAAAATATTTACTTGAATTTGTTGGTGTTTACACAGGGGCAAACTTTATTTATCAAGATATAAAAAACGATGAACTTTTAAAAATTGAAAATGTTATAAAGAAAGCCTCTTATTTTGGTTGTAAAAATATTGTTATTGGAGGTGGTGCATTACGGAATGAAGGGGTAAAAGAAGATGATTATAAACGTTTGGGTGACAGTTTGAATGAATTAAAATACTTATCTGAAAGTCACGGATTGGTGCCTCATTATCATCCACATCTAGGTTCAATGGTGGAAACACCAGCTCAAATTGAACAGCTTTATGAGCATACTGATATATATTTTTGCCCAGATACCGCTCATTTAGAACTAGGAGGAGGTGACCCCCTGCAATTAATTCAAAAATATAGCCATTTAATAAGTTACGTACATCTGAAGGATCAAAAAAATGGTGAATTCCTACCTTTAGGTGAAGGCGAACAAAATATGATTAGAATGTTGAATGTGATCAGTTCTATGAAGGATATTGAGTGGATTGCAGTTGAACTGGATTCTTATTATGATCCAAAAAAAGGAGCTCAAATTAGCAAACAATTTTTGGAAAAACACCTGGGAGACCAAGAACTTGGGTGA
- a CDS encoding substrate-binding domain-containing protein, with the protein MKVFRKPFVALSTGLILLTISACETENSGSAGGNLEDAEIEGPLTINPEIPDDSDIVSKGPHGEQADSAHELELSEEEIQEIRDGEYTAAIAMHYAGNDWSQAQINGLEDTFEELGIEITNVTDAQFSVEKQMNDIETILANQPDILVSIPVDPISTVGAYQLALDAGVDLIFMDEVPEGFTPEEDYTSVVSADNFGNGVVAAHLMAEKLNEEGDIGVIYHDADFFVTAQRVEAFEQTIEEDYPNINIASRDGIGEPEDGESVASSMLTRDPNLDGMFVVWDVPAEGAIAAADSAGHDDLVMTTIDLGANVGLDMARDGNIQGVGAQLPYDQGVAEAILAGYEILDKEAPPYVAVPALDVTRENIDESWNLIYNENVPQDIEDEMD; encoded by the coding sequence GTGAAGGTGTTTCGAAAGCCTTTTGTTGCCTTATCTACAGGTTTGATTCTGTTGACAATATCAGCGTGTGAAACTGAAAATTCAGGGTCTGCAGGAGGAAATTTGGAGGACGCGGAAATTGAAGGTCCGTTAACGATTAATCCTGAAATCCCTGACGACTCTGACATTGTGAGTAAAGGTCCACATGGAGAACAAGCCGATTCTGCTCATGAACTGGAATTATCGGAAGAAGAAATCCAGGAAATACGAGATGGTGAATATACAGCTGCAATAGCTATGCATTATGCAGGAAATGATTGGTCTCAGGCTCAAATTAATGGACTAGAAGACACTTTTGAGGAGCTGGGAATCGAAATTACTAATGTAACAGACGCACAATTTAGTGTTGAAAAACAAATGAATGATATTGAAACAATTTTGGCAAACCAACCAGATATTTTAGTAAGCATTCCAGTGGATCCTATCTCAACAGTAGGGGCGTATCAACTAGCATTGGACGCTGGGGTTGATCTAATTTTCATGGACGAAGTGCCAGAGGGATTTACCCCTGAAGAAGACTATACAAGTGTGGTTTCAGCTGATAACTTCGGTAACGGTGTAGTGGCTGCTCATTTAATGGCTGAAAAACTAAATGAGGAAGGAGATATTGGAGTAATTTATCATGACGCAGACTTTTTTGTAACAGCACAGCGTGTGGAAGCATTTGAACAAACTATAGAAGAAGATTATCCAAATATTAATATCGCTTCTCGTGATGGTATTGGGGAGCCAGAGGACGGTGAAAGTGTAGCATCATCTATGCTTACAAGAGATCCAAACTTGGATGGAATGTTTGTTGTATGGGACGTACCAGCAGAAGGGGCAATAGCAGCAGCGGATAGTGCTGGACATGATGATCTTGTTATGACAACGATTGATCTCGGGGCAAATGTTGGTCTCGATATGGCAAGAGATGGTAATATCCAAGGTGTTGGGGCGCAACTTCCTTATGATCAGGGAGTAGCTGAAGCTATATTAGCAGGGTATGAAATACTTGATAAAGAGGCGCCTCCTTATGTTGCAGTACCAGCACTAGATGTAACAAGGGAAAATATTGATGAATCTTGGAATCTAATCTACAACGAAAACGTTCCGCAGGATATTGAGGATGAAATGGATTAA
- a CDS encoding levoglucosan dehydrogenase: MKFLNVGLIGAGFMAKAHSMAYASMPMFFWPAKLIPYKKTIVDVSDDLAQEASERFGFENYSTDWKAVVRDPEIDVIDIVTPNHLHEEIAIEAAKEGKHIISEKPLARNSEETQRMLEAVQNANVKNMVAFNYRKTPAVALAKKFIDEGSIGRILNFRGTYLQEFSADPNSPLSWRFQKDKAGSGALGDIGTHVIDFAHYLVGDISHVMSLTNTWIKERPVQSGGIDKLGTVKLEDAEKQPVDVDDEISTLLKFDNGAIGSIEATRNAWGRQNFLTFEIHGEKGSLYFNYERRDELQVSFADDPDDKKGFKTIYTGPAHPYGEGLWPIPALGIGYSETKIIEIHDFFKAIVENKECSPSFLDGHRIAVVSDAILKSAESESWVPIKFQ, from the coding sequence ATGAAATTCCTAAATGTAGGGTTAATTGGAGCAGGGTTTATGGCAAAGGCGCATTCGATGGCATACGCTTCAATGCCAATGTTTTTCTGGCCGGCAAAATTAATCCCTTATAAAAAAACAATAGTTGATGTGTCGGACGATTTGGCGCAGGAAGCATCTGAAAGATTTGGATTTGAAAACTATTCTACCGACTGGAAGGCAGTAGTTCGTGACCCAGAGATTGATGTGATAGACATTGTGACTCCCAACCATTTACATGAAGAAATTGCTATTGAAGCTGCTAAAGAGGGAAAACATATTATTTCGGAGAAGCCGTTAGCGAGGAATTCTGAAGAGACACAACGTATGCTCGAAGCTGTTCAAAATGCGAATGTAAAGAACATGGTAGCTTTTAATTATCGTAAAACACCTGCTGTTGCATTAGCAAAGAAGTTCATTGATGAAGGCAGCATAGGAAGAATTTTAAATTTCCGTGGTACCTACCTTCAGGAATTTTCTGCTGATCCAAATTCTCCACTCTCTTGGAGGTTCCAAAAAGATAAAGCAGGTTCGGGGGCGCTAGGGGATATTGGAACACATGTTATTGATTTTGCTCATTACCTTGTTGGCGACATTAGTCATGTGATGTCCCTTACTAACACCTGGATAAAAGAACGGCCCGTGCAATCAGGAGGAATTGATAAACTTGGAACGGTTAAATTAGAAGATGCTGAGAAACAGCCTGTTGATGTTGATGATGAAATATCGACATTGTTGAAATTTGACAACGGTGCTATTGGAAGTATTGAAGCAACCCGTAATGCTTGGGGACGCCAAAATTTTCTAACCTTTGAAATCCATGGGGAGAAAGGTTCTCTTTATTTTAATTATGAACGCCGAGATGAATTGCAAGTTTCTTTTGCTGATGATCCAGATGATAAAAAAGGCTTTAAAACAATCTACACAGGCCCTGCTCACCCTTATGGTGAGGGGTTATGGCCAATTCCAGCACTTGGCATCGGTTACAGTGAAACTAAAATTATTGAAATTCATGATTTCTTTAAAGCTATTGTGGAAAATAAAGAATGTTCTCCTAGTTTTCTGGATGGACATAGAATCGCGGTGGTAAGTGATGCCATTCTAAAATCAGCTGAAAGTGAAAGTTGGGTTCCAATAAAATTTCAATAA